In one window of Acidovorax sp. HDW3 DNA:
- the secA gene encoding preprotein translocase subunit SecA, translated as MATNFLTKIFGSRNDRLLKQYRKQAARINAMEPEYEKLSDEQLRAKTEEFKQRVAQGTSLDDLLPEAFAVVREGSKRVMKMRHFDVQLIGGMALHYGKIAEMRTGEGKTLTATLPVYLNALSGQGVHVVTVNDYLASRDATWMGRLYNFLGLTVGINLPQMPREEKQAAYGSDITYGTNNEYGFDYLRDNMVYEVRDRVQRGLNFAIVDEVDSILIDEARTPLIISGQAEDHTAMYLAINAIVPQLTRQEGEADPRTGEGVTKPGDFTLDEKTHQVFLTEQGHENAERILAQAGLIPEGASLYDPAHITLVHHLYAALRAHHMYHRDQHYVVQGDEIVIVDEFTGRLMSGRRWSEGLHQAVEAKEGVAIQAENQTLASITFQNYFRLYNKLGGMTGTADTEAYEFQEIYGLETVIIPPNRPSKREDQLDRVYKTTREKYEAAIADIRECHGRGQPVLVGTSSIENSEIISELLTKAGLSHQVLNAKQHAREADIVAQAGRPGMITIATNMAGRGTDIVLGGNIEKSIAAIEADETLSAEQRAAQIEQLRADWKVENAKVAALGGLRIIATERHESRRIDNQLRGRSGRQGDPGSSRFYLGLDDQLMRIFAGDRVRAIMDRLKMPDGEAIEAGIVTRSIESAQRKVEARNFDIRKQLLEYDDVANDQRKVIYQQRNDILDATDLAPMIAAMREDCLTDVVRQYVPAESVEEQWDLPGLEKALAGEWQLALALQQEVAGANSITDDEILEKVLQAATAAFEAKVALVGRENFMQFERAVLLQSFDSNWRDHLSALDYLRQGIHLRGYAQKQPKQEYKREAFELFRQLIDQVKNEVTRILLTVQVQSPTQMDAATEALESRAEAISNVTYTAPNESGEAESTVDPATVAATPQGVRVGRNDPCPCGSGKKYKQCHGKLA; from the coding sequence ATGGCCACCAACTTTCTCACCAAAATTTTCGGCAGCCGCAACGACCGGCTGCTCAAGCAATACCGTAAGCAGGCGGCGCGTATCAACGCCATGGAGCCTGAGTACGAAAAGCTCAGCGACGAGCAGCTGCGGGCCAAGACCGAGGAATTCAAGCAGCGCGTGGCCCAGGGTACGTCGCTTGACGACTTGCTGCCCGAAGCCTTTGCCGTGGTGCGCGAGGGCTCCAAGCGCGTGATGAAGATGCGCCACTTCGACGTGCAGCTCATCGGCGGCATGGCGCTGCACTACGGCAAGATTGCCGAGATGCGCACCGGCGAGGGCAAGACGCTCACCGCCACGCTGCCGGTGTACTTGAACGCGCTCTCGGGCCAGGGCGTGCACGTGGTCACGGTAAACGACTACCTGGCCAGCCGCGACGCCACCTGGATGGGGCGGCTGTACAACTTCCTCGGCCTGACGGTGGGCATCAACCTGCCGCAGATGCCGCGCGAGGAAAAGCAGGCCGCCTACGGCTCCGACATCACCTACGGCACGAACAACGAGTACGGTTTTGACTACCTGCGCGACAACATGGTGTACGAGGTGCGCGACCGTGTGCAGCGCGGGCTCAACTTCGCCATCGTCGATGAGGTCGATTCCATCCTGATCGACGAGGCGCGCACGCCCCTCATCATCAGCGGCCAGGCCGAAGACCACACTGCGATGTACCTGGCGATCAACGCCATCGTGCCCCAGCTCACGCGCCAGGAGGGCGAGGCCGATCCGCGCACCGGCGAGGGCGTGACCAAGCCGGGCGATTTCACGCTCGACGAGAAGACGCACCAGGTGTTCCTCACTGAACAAGGGCACGAGAACGCCGAGCGCATCCTGGCGCAGGCCGGGCTGATTCCCGAGGGCGCCTCGCTCTACGACCCGGCGCACATCACCCTGGTGCACCACCTGTACGCCGCGCTGCGCGCGCACCACATGTACCACCGCGACCAGCATTACGTGGTGCAGGGCGATGAGATCGTCATCGTCGATGAATTCACTGGCCGCCTGATGTCGGGCCGGCGCTGGAGCGAGGGCCTGCACCAGGCCGTCGAAGCCAAGGAAGGCGTGGCCATCCAGGCCGAGAACCAGACCCTGGCCTCGATCACCTTTCAGAATTATTTCCGCCTCTACAACAAGCTCGGCGGCATGACCGGCACGGCCGACACCGAGGCCTACGAGTTCCAGGAAATCTATGGCCTGGAAACCGTCATCATCCCGCCCAACCGCCCGAGCAAGCGCGAGGATCAGCTCGACCGCGTGTACAAAACCACGCGCGAGAAATACGAGGCGGCGATTGCCGACATCCGCGAATGCCATGGCCGGGGCCAGCCGGTGCTGGTCGGTACCTCGTCGATCGAGAACTCGGAAATCATCTCCGAGCTGCTGACCAAGGCCGGCCTGTCGCACCAGGTGCTCAACGCCAAGCAGCACGCCCGCGAGGCCGACATCGTCGCCCAGGCCGGGCGCCCGGGCATGATCACCATCGCCACCAACATGGCGGGCCGGGGCACCGACATCGTGCTCGGCGGCAACATTGAAAAATCCATCGCCGCCATCGAGGCCGACGAAACCCTGAGCGCCGAACAGCGGGCGGCGCAGATCGAGCAGCTGCGCGCCGACTGGAAGGTGGAAAACGCCAAGGTCGCGGCCCTGGGCGGCCTGCGCATCATCGCCACCGAGCGCCACGAGTCGCGCCGCATCGACAACCAGCTGCGCGGCCGCTCGGGCCGCCAGGGCGACCCCGGCTCCTCGCGCTTCTACCTCGGGCTCGACGACCAGCTGATGCGCATCTTTGCCGGCGACCGCGTGCGCGCCATCATGGATCGGCTGAAGATGCCCGACGGCGAGGCCATCGAGGCCGGTATCGTCACGCGCAGCATCGAGAGCGCGCAGCGCAAAGTGGAGGCGCGCAACTTCGACATCCGCAAGCAGCTGCTCGAATACGACGACGTCGCCAACGACCAGCGCAAGGTCATCTACCAGCAGCGCAACGACATTCTGGACGCCACCGACCTGGCCCCCATGATCGCCGCCATGCGTGAAGACTGCCTGACCGACGTCGTGCGCCAGTACGTGCCGGCCGAGTCGGTGGAAGAGCAGTGGGACTTGCCCGGCCTGGAAAAAGCCCTGGCCGGCGAGTGGCAGCTGGCGCTGGCGCTGCAGCAGGAAGTGGCGGGCGCCAACAGCATCACCGACGACGAAATCCTGGAGAAAGTGCTGCAGGCCGCCACCGCCGCCTTCGAGGCCAAGGTGGCCCTGGTCGGGCGCGAGAATTTCATGCAGTTCGAGCGCGCCGTGCTGCTGCAGAGCTTTGACAGCAACTGGCGCGACCACCTCTCGGCGCTCGATTATTTGCGCCAGGGCATCCACCTGCGCGGCTACGCGCAAAAGCAGCCCAAGCAGGAGTACAAGCGCGAGGCTTTCGAGCTGTTCCGCCAGCTCATCGACCAGGTGAAGAACGAAGTCACGCGCATTTTGCTGACCGTGCAGGTGCAGTCGCCGACACAGATGGACGCTGCCACCGAGGCGCTGGAAAGCCGCGCCGAGGCCATCAGCAACGTCACCTACACGGCGCCCAACGAAAGTGGCGAGGCCGAATCGACCGTCGATCCGGCCACCGTTGCTGCCACGCCGCAGGGCGTGCGCGTGGGCCGCAACGACCCCTGCCCCTGCGGCAGCGGTAAAAAATACAAGCAGTGCCACGGCAAACTTGCCTAG